In the Plasmodium chabaudi chabaudi strain AS genome assembly, chromosome: 13 genome, one interval contains:
- a CDS encoding NAD(P) transhydrogenase, putative, whose amino-acid sequence MIKLIGLIVLFLNLIGHNHCRLNLRNNLNNYYEQINESSNNTRENSFQIKLPIINFPSENNIDYNDKKNDRKQEHTILMNNDKIEAPSYSFIPSLLNSIYLFSSICFILCLTGLNDHKTSKRGNVLGFIGVLSAIIVTFSQVGFGFRYELFFLIVTIATLIGLYIAHNVSMVHLPQLVALFHSFVGLAALLVGFSKFHSEYFENYEMNTIYLMEIYLGTFIGAITFIGSLVASGKLSGMIDSKSLQLKIKKLINIVNIAIIIILGYYFINIKSFYLKTICLYISLFVDLFLGFHLVASIGAADMPVLISVLNSYSGFSTVISGFLLHNNLLIISGSLIGSSGAILSYIMCVGMNRDIFNIILGGWDNYEINYDQKGDIDNEFIENKDDHDEIKKTKLVNSTTHKYVAESLINAKNIVIVPGYGAAISKCQRELAQIYTILKSRNIQVNFGIHPVAGRMPGHLNVLLAEANIPYNVVKEMNEINSKISNVDLVLVVGANDIVNPSSLDPKSKIYGMPVIEVWKSKNVIVLKRSLSTGYSAIDNPLFYFSNTHMLFGDANHSTNQILTILNDYMGYGQSDFSMIKDSIINGDKQETSSLYSISDNNENNYDFEILMEEEYPKPRKIIGLVKDESDDLYINRGILVENSEEQIEHEEMDGNQPQSSDIDTKIHKSEVNLSIVPIIPHFIPNLRKLGFRVLAERNIGEKIQIQDEEYIKYGAEIVSRETIFSKSNIILKVDPPSEKFINKIESNTTLISYLWPSINQDLLKKAVENNEEDNKEKNNITYIAIDEVPRFTRAQKLDVRSSMSNLQGYRAVVEAFFTLPRFSKYSITAAGKINPARVFVIGAGVAGLQSIITAKSMGSIVYAYDPRYTAEEEVKSCGGIFIKNPIKTYEENNMQDEEFIKMQNILFNKIIKKCDVLICSASILGKTSPKLVSTEMIKLMKRGSVAVDLSTEFGDKENNWGGNIECSVSNKNVIINGVHVLGRDKIERNMPLQASELFSMNMINLLEEMGGGLQFNVDMNNDIIKELVVIKDGNILYSPNKIVEDLTKSDSVFIKETKEDIESYSKNTIIYPAGTRLIEAFIESDFYFYISLLFVILITFLIGTMFSQSDLHHLFLLVLSIIVGYFSVWSITPSLHTPLMSVTNALSGVIIIGSMIEYGNGFKSLSSILSMIATFLSAVNLSGGFYVTKRMLDMFVK is encoded by the exons ATGATAAAACTCATTGGGTTaattgttttgtttttgaATCTGATTGGACATAATCATTGTAGATTAAATTTAAGAAATAATCTAAACAACTACTATGAACAAATAAACGAAAGTAGCAATAATACGAGAGAGAACAGCTTCCAGATAAAGTTAccaataattaattttccaTCTGAGAATAATATAgattataatgataaaaaaaatgatagaAAGCAAGAACATACGATTTTAAtgaataatgataaaatagaaGCCCCGTCTTATTCATTTATACcatcattattaaattctatttatttgttttcgtctatatgttttatattatgtttaaCTGGATTAAATGATCATAAAACATCAAAGCGAGGAAATGTATTAGGGTTTATTGGTGTATTATCTGCAATAATAGTAACATTTAGCCAAGTTGGATTTGGATTTAgatatgaattattttttttgatagtTACCATAGCTACATTAATAGGGCTATATATTGCACATAATGTTAGTATGGTTCATTTGCCTCAGCTAGTTGCATTGTTTCATAGTTTTGTTGGGCTAGCTGCTTTATTAGTTggattttcaaaatttcaTTCAGAATATTTTGAGAATTATGAAATgaatacaatatatttaatggaGATATATTTAGGAACATTTATTGGAGCAATTACATTTATTGGTTCATTAGTTGCATCTGGGAAGTTAAGTGGAATGATTGATAGCAAGTCTttacaattaaaaataaaaaagttgataaatattgttaatattgctattattattatattaggatattattttataaatatcaaatctttttatttaaaaactatttgtttatatatttcattatttgtaGACTTATTTCTTGGTTTCCATTTAGTAGCATCTATAGGTGCAGCAGACATGCCTGTTCTTATAAGTGTATTAAATTCATATTCTGGTTTTTCTACTGTAATAAGtggttttttattacataataatttattaataatatcagGATCATTAATTGGTTCATCTGGAGCAATTTTATCTTATATTATGTGTGTAGGAATGAACAGAGATATattcaatattatattaggTGGATGGGATAATTATGAGATAAATTATGATCAAAAAGGAGATATAGATAATGaatttattgaaaataagGATGATCATgacgaaataaaaaaaactaaattAGTGAATTCAACAacacataaatatgttgCTGAAAGTTTGATCAATGCTAAAAACATAGTTATTGTACCAGGATATGGCGCAGCTATAAGTAAATGCCAAAGAGAATTAGCCCAAATATACACTATTTTAAAATCCCGAAATATCCAAGTTAATTTTGGTATACATCCAGTTGCCGGAAGAATGCCAGGACATTTGAATGTACTTTTAGCTGAGGCTAATATACCATATAATGTTGTTAAAGAGAtgaatgaaataaattcaaaaatatcaaatgtTGATTTAGTTTTAGTTGTTGGAGCTAATGATATTGTCAATCCATCTTCCTTAGATCctaaaagtaaaatatatggaatGCCAGTGATTGAAGTTTGGAAAtctaaaaatgttattgtACTAAAAAGAAGTTTAAGTACCGGATATTCTGCTATTGACAATccattgttttatttttcaaacaCACATATGCTTTTTGGAGACGCTAACCATTCAACTAATCAAATTTTGACGATCCTAAATGATTATATGGGTTATGGACAATCTGATTTTTCTATGATCAAAGATTCTATAATAAATGGAGACAAACAAGAAACAAGTTCTTTGTATTCCATTTCGGATAATaacgaaaataattatgattttgaaatattaatgGAAGAAGAATACCCAAAACctagaaaaataataggaTTGGTAAAGGATGAAAGTgatgatttatatataaacagaGGTATATTGGTTGAAAATAGTGAAGAACAAATCGAGCATGAGGAAATGGATGGAAACCAACCACAGTCAAGTGATATAGATACCAAAATACACAAATCAGAAGTTAATCTATCGATAGTTCCTATTATTCCACATTTCATTCCAAATCTAAGAAAATTAGGTTTTAGAGTATTGGCCGAAAGAAACATAGgagaaaaaatacaaatacaAGATGaggaatatattaaatacgGTGCTGAGATTGTTTCACGCGAAACCATTTTTTCCAAaagtaatattatattaaaagttGATCCACCAAGCGagaaatttataaataaaatagaaagCAACACTACATTAATTAGTTATTTATGGCCAAGTATTAATCAAGaccttttaaaaaaagccgtagaaaataatgaagaagataacaaggaaaagaataatattacatatatagcTATTGACGAAGTTCCTAGATTTACTAGGGCACAAAAATTAGATGTTAGAAGTTCTATGAGTAATTTACAAGGGTATCGAGCTGTTGTAGAGGCATTTTTTACCTTGCCACGATTTAGTAAATATTCTATTACCGCAGCAGGGAAAATTAATCCTGCACGAGTTTTTGTTATTGGAGCGGGAGTAGCAGGATTACAATCAATTATAACTGCAAAAAGCATGGGTTCTattgtatatgcatatgatCCTAGATATACAGCAGAAGAAGAAGTAAAAAGTTGTGGtggaatatttataaaaaatccaataaaaacatatgaaGAGAATAATATGCAAGACGaagaatttataaaaatgcaaaatatattgtttaataaaattattaaaaaatgtgatgttttaatttgttcGGCTTCAATACTTGGAAAAACATCACCAAAATTGGTATCGACAGAAATGATCAAATTAATGAAGAGGGGTAGTGTAGCCGTTGATTTATCTACTGAATTTGGTgacaaagaaaataattggGGAGGAAATATCGAATGCTCTGTGTCTaacaaaaatgttattataaatgGAGTTCATGTGTTAGGAAGAGATAAAATCGAAAGAAATATGCCATTACAAGCATctgaattattttctatgaatatgataaatttattagaaGAAATGGGAGGTGGATTGCAATTTAATGTAGATATgaataatgatattataaaagaGTTAGTTGTTATAAAAGAtggtaatatattatattcacCTAATAAAATCGTTGAAGATTTAACTAAGAGTGATAgtgtatttataaaagaaacaaaagAAGATATTGAAtcttattcaaaaaatacaattatatatccTGCTGGTACACGCTTAATCGAAGCTTTTATCGAATCcgatttttacttttatatatctCTTCTTTTTGTAATTCTTATTACTTTTCTAATCGGAACAATGTTCTCACAGTCAGATTTgcatcatttatttttgcttGTTTTATCTATTATCGTTGGTTATTTCTCTGTGTGGTCAATAACCCCATCTCTGCACACACCATTGATGTCTGTCACAAATGCG cTATCTGGAGTTATAATAATAGGAAGCATGATTGAATATGGAAACGGATTTAAAAGCTTAAGCTCAATTTTATCAATGATTGCTACATTTTTATCTGCTGTGAATTTATCAG gaGGATTTTATGTCACAAAAAGAATGCTTGATAtgtttgtaaaataa